The Pseudomonas allokribbensis genome has a window encoding:
- a CDS encoding ABC transporter ATP-binding protein, with the protein MANLKIKNLQKGFEGFSIIKGIDLEVNDKEFVVFVGPSGCGKSTLLRLIAGLEEVSGGTIELDGRDITEVSPAKRDLAMVFQTYALYPHMTVKKNMSFALDLAGVPKAEVEKKVGEAARILELGPMLERKPKQLSGGQRQRVAIGRAIVRNPKIFLFDEPLSNLDAALRVQMRLELLRLHKDLKATMIYVTHDQVEAMTMADKVVVLNGGKIEQVGSPLDLYHNPANLFVAGFLGTPKMGFLKGKIARVDGQSCEVSLDAGTRITLPFNAANLSVGSAVTLGIRPEHLELAQPGDCTLQVTADVSERLGSDTFCHVKTNAGEALTMRVRGDLASRYGEQLNLHLDASHCHLFDADGVALTRPLRAAA; encoded by the coding sequence ATGGCCAACCTGAAAATCAAGAATCTGCAAAAAGGCTTCGAAGGTTTTTCCATCATCAAGGGCATCGACCTTGAGGTGAACGACAAGGAATTCGTGGTATTCGTCGGCCCGTCGGGCTGCGGCAAATCCACCCTGCTGCGACTGATCGCCGGCCTGGAAGAAGTCAGCGGCGGCACCATCGAACTGGACGGGCGCGACATCACCGAAGTCAGCCCGGCCAAGCGTGATCTGGCGATGGTGTTCCAGACCTACGCGCTGTATCCGCACATGACCGTGAAAAAGAACATGTCGTTCGCCCTCGACCTGGCCGGCGTACCGAAGGCAGAAGTCGAGAAGAAAGTCGGCGAAGCGGCACGGATTCTCGAACTCGGCCCGATGCTCGAACGCAAGCCGAAGCAACTGTCCGGCGGTCAGCGTCAGCGCGTGGCCATCGGCCGGGCGATCGTGCGCAACCCGAAAATATTCCTGTTCGACGAACCGCTGTCCAACCTCGACGCCGCCCTGCGGGTGCAGATGCGCCTGGAGCTGCTGCGCCTGCACAAGGACCTCAAGGCGACGATGATTTACGTGACCCACGATCAGGTCGAAGCCATGACCATGGCCGACAAAGTCGTGGTACTCAATGGCGGCAAGATCGAACAGGTCGGCTCGCCGCTGGACCTGTATCACAACCCCGCCAACCTGTTCGTCGCCGGGTTCCTCGGCACGCCGAAAATGGGTTTCCTCAAGGGCAAGATCGCCCGGGTCGACGGCCAGAGCTGCGAAGTTTCTCTGGACGCCGGCACACGCATCACCCTGCCGTTCAACGCGGCAAACCTGAGCGTCGGCAGCGCCGTGACCCTGGGCATTCGCCCGGAACATCTGGAGCTGGCGCAACCGGGCGACTGCACCCTGCAAGTCACCGCCGACGTCAGCGAACGGCTGGGCAGCGACACCTTCTGCCACGTCAAGACCAACGCCGGCGAAGCCCTGACCATGCGCGTGCGCGGTGATCTGGCAAGCCGTTACGGCGAACAACTGAACCTGCACCTGGATGCCTCCCACTGCCATCTGTTCGATGCCGACGGCGTGGCGTTGACCCGCCCGTTGCGCGCCGCCGCCTGA